Proteins from one Malaya genurostris strain Urasoe2022 chromosome 2, Malgen_1.1, whole genome shotgun sequence genomic window:
- the LOC131433187 gene encoding cytochrome P450 4d1-like yields MFILLISLITLSGGLALYVYQRFGNRLYYAGKITGPKAYPLIGSGHRFSGKSPAEFLLELQRMKAKYGKCFRLWIGSDLTIVLTDAKKVEILLSSQKFLDKAGQYDFIRPWLGDGLLTSTGRKWHSRRKIITPTFHFKILEQFVDIFDQQSSIFIEQLRSNASSGKTFDVFPKVTLCALDVICESAMGTKVNAQINSDSEYVRAVKNISTVVIKRSFDIMEHLDITFNLTKYSKMQDQALKVLHDYTDGVIRTRRQELSQANQIGEDENVFGVRRKIAFLDMLLQATVDGEPLSDVEIRDEVDTFMFEGHDTTTSAISFLMSMLVKHPEIQQKVYDEVCAVFGKNLSNPVTLSMLNDLKYLDLVIKETLRLYPSVPMFGRKMLANHEIGGIVFPAGANVMIFPFFMGRDPEYFENPLEFRPERFAEETSAEKTNPYRYVPFSAGPRNCIGQKFAVAEIKCMVSKTLLNYELLPPEHEQPEILISELILRPEGGIPLRLKKRF; encoded by the exons ATGTTTATTTTGTTAATATCACTGATAACGCTTTCGGGCGGGCTTGCACTTTACGTTTATCAACGATTCGGCAATAGGCTCTATTATGCCGGGAAAATTACTGGTCCGAAGGCTTACCCCTTGATCGGAAGTGGCCACCGGTTCAGTGGAAAATCTCCTGCAG AATTCCTACTTGAATTGCAAAGGATGAAGGCCAAATATGGGAAGTGTTTTCGCTTGTGGATTGGATCGGACTTGACGATTGTGCTAACGGACGCCAAAAAGGTTGAG ATTCTGCTGAGTAGTCAAAAGTTCTTGGACAAAGCCGGTCAATACGACTTCATCCGACCGTGGCTGGGAGATGGTTTGCTGACCAGCACCGGAAGGAAGTGGCACTCTCGGAGGAAGATTATTACTCCgacgtttcattttaaaattttggaacagTTCGTCGATATTTTCGACCAGCAGAGTAGCATCTTTATCGAACAGTTGAGATCGAATGCTTCCAGTGGAAAGACGTTTGACGTTTTTCCGAAAGTGACATTGTGTGCGCTGGATGTGATTTGTG AATCCGCAATGGGAACAAAGGTGAACGCTCAAATAAACTCCGATTCGGAATACGTCAGGGCTGTCAAAAA CATATCAACCGTAGTCATCAAGCGATCGTTTGATATCATGGAACACCTCGACATCACCTTCAATCTCACCAAGTATAGTAAAATGCAGGATCAGGCTCTGAAAGTGCTTCATGATTATACGGACGGCGTAATTCGTACCCGTCGTCAGGAGCTATCCCAAGCAAACCAAATCGGCGAAGATGAAAATGTTTTCGGTGTTCGTAGGAAAATTGCTTTCCTAGATATGCTATTGCAGGCCACGGTAGACGGAGAACCGCTCTCTGACGTGGAAATCCGAGATGAAGTGGATACTTTTATGTTTGAAGGTCACGATACTACAACCTCCGCCATCAGTTTCCTGATGAGTATGCTTGTGAAACATCCCGAAATCCAGCAGAAAGTATACGACGAAGTTTGCGCTGTGTTTGGCAAGAATCTGAGCAATCCAGTAACACTTTCAATGTTGAACGATCTCAAGTATTTGGATTTGGTGATCAAGGAAACTCTCCGATTGTACCCGTCGGTGCCGATGTTCGGCCGTAAAATGCTAGCCAATCACGAAATAG GTGGAATCGTATTTCCAGCGGGAGCGAATGTCATGATTTTCCCATTCTTCATGGGTCGTGATCCGGAATACTTCGAAAACCCTCTGGAGTTTCGTCCGGAACGGTTTGCCGAAGAAACATCCGCTGAAAAGACCAATCCGTACCGTTATGTTCCATTCAGTGCTGGACCACGAAACTGCATTGGGCAAAAGTTTGCCGTGGCCGAAATAAAGTGTATGGTAAGCAAAACTTTGCTGAACTACGAGTTGCTACCACCGGAGCACGAACAACCCGAAATACTTATATCCGAATTGATCCTGCGACCCGAGGGCGGGATTCCGCTGCGTCTGAAAAAACGCTTCTAG